GCAAGGGGTTAAAATTAAAAAATTGTGGATGGATGATTTCTGAGGAAATTGGCACAACTCCCCAAAACGCCCTTGTTGTTCGCTTCGCTGCCGCACAGGTGCTCGGTATGACGGCTAACATCGACATGCGCGATGAACTGCTTTCCAGATTACTACCGATGAGCGGAGCGAAGACACATCTACAAGCGCAGCGTAGAATAACAACAGTTTGGTCACGTAGGGACCTGCGCTCCCGCACGTGCTTGTAATCTGCGCCTTGTTCCTCATCACATTGGGTGATGTCGCCTACGGCTCGGTACGATGTTTTGAAACTGTAGGGAAATATAACTGCGTTTTCGGTTTTGATACTAGCTGAAGTTATGAAATGCTGAGTCGGAAATCATGGGAAGCGATTCAAGAGTGCAAGTGGATTACCTGATCGTGGGGCAAGGCCTCGCGGGCAGTTTGCTCGCATTGAATCTTTTGAAGAGAGGCAAACTGATACGAGTTATCGACGATGGGCACAAGCACGCAGCGTCCAAGGTCGCTGCTGGACTCATTAATCCGATTACAGGCCGTCGCCATGCCCTTACCTGGCGTTTTCTCGAGTTTTGGAATTTTTTGCAGAGCGATTACGTCCGCTGGGAAGAGCTGCTGGGTGACCTCTTTTTTCATAAAATACCTCTGCTTAGGTTTTTTAAAAACGACGAGGAGCAGGCACGCTTTGAAAAGAAATGGGAAGCAGGAGGCTTTGAAGGCATCGACGTGGAATATCCGGGAAGCATGGAAGATGTACCCTTTTGTAAATACGAGGAGCCATCTTATCGCCTGAATCAGACAGGCTACGTAGATCAGGCTCTGTTCATAAAACGCGTTAGGCAGTTTTTGGATCAAGAATCTGCAGTATTGACCGATACTTGGTCTGACACAGATGTCTCTCGTGAACCCGGGGAGGTGCGCTGGAAAAATATTTCTGCTAAGGCTGTCATTTTCACCCAGGGATTTCTGGCGAGTGAGAATAGCTACTTTCGTGACCTTCCTTTTCGACATGCGAAGGGACAAATTCTTGATCTCCATGGGCCCGAGCGCCCCCATTCACCCGTCTTGAATCGAGGTAAGTGGTTGCTCCCCACCGGACCCGGGACCTTTAAAGCGGGTGCAACCTACGATCTAAACAATATTAATCAGGAACTTACTGAGGCCGCATCGACTGAGATTCTCGATGCCATAGACGGCATGGTCGATGGAGACTTTCAGGTTCGATCTGCCAAAGCAGGCGTTCGACCGGCCTTGCATGATTTTAAGCCCGTAATGGGTAAACATCCCTGGTGCCCGGAATGGATCATATTCAACGGATTGGGTTCGAAAGGTTCATTGCAGGCACCTCTACTGGCAAAGGAACTGGTCGACTACCTTGAGGATGGAGTAGCACTTCCGGCTGAGGCAGATGTCGACCGCTTTCGAAAGTATTTGTGAATTCCTTAAGTCCAGTTGAGGTGGCCCATCGTTTTATCCGATCTCTGATCAGGAAGGGTGACCTATGCATAGATGCCACGGTGGGTAATGGGCACGATACAATTTTTCTGGCAGAACAGGTAGGTGAAAAAGGCAAGGTGCTTGGATTCGACGTTCAATCCTCCGCAATCGAATCTACCCGTACTGCTCTGGTGAAAAACCAATTGGCAGCCCGGGTGCAACTGTTTGAGCTGGGACATGAAACCTTGGGCGCTGAACTCTCCGAAGAGGAGAAAGGTTGTTTGAAGCTAGTGGTATTCAATCTTGGTTACTTGCCAGGATCTGATAAATCAGTTGTGACACAAAGCCAGTCAACTCAGCAGGCCTTGGAGCAAAGTTTGGTTAATCTTCAACCCGATGGAGCCATCTCGTTGGTAGCCTACCGTGGTCATGCAGGTGGAAACGCAGAGTGTGCTGCTGTGGAAGCGTGGGTAGACCAGTTGCCGGCCGATTCCTATTTTTGTCTCCGCTATGAAAGGTGGACTCATCAGCGTGGACTTACTCCTGTATTCTTTTGGATACAACGGCGCGATAATGACATTGCTTAGCCGAAACTATACCTCAGATTAGCGACATAGTTCACCTATACTTGGCATGAAAGATCAATTGATTCGTGAAATCCTAAAGGCCCGGCAACGGGTCTATTCTCTGGCGCCTGCTACGCCTTTGCAGGAGTTGGACCTACAATCGGATTTTCGCTGTTTTATTAAGCGGGAGGATCTATCGCCTATTAATGCCTACAAATGGCGTGGTGCTTACAACCGCATGTGCCAGTTGTCTTCTGATGAACTAGCTAAAGGTGTGATCACTGCCTCGGCTGGAAACCATGCTCAAGGTGTTGCGCTGTCTGCTAAGAAGCTAGGAACGAAGGCTATTATTTACATGCCCCTTTCGACCCCTAAGATGAAACAGAATGCCGTCAAACGTCTGGGCGGGGATCAAGTGGAAGTCGTTCTCAAAGGAGATTCTTATGATGAGGCCTCGAATGAGGCTAAAAGAATAAGTGCCGAGAAGGGGGTCACCTATATTCACGCCTATGATGATATGCAGGTGATGGCCGGGCAGGGGACTATAGCCGACGAAATTATCATGTCGGGTGAAGGTCCTTTTGATATCGTTTTTCTGCAGATTGGAGGCGGTGGATTGGCCGGTTCCATTGCCGCCTGGCTCAAGCAGGTAAATCCTGATACCCGAATCATTGGTGTGGAGGGCGAGCATCAGGCCTCAATGGCTGCTGCTATCAAAGCGGGGAAACCCGTGGAGTTGGATTACGTCGACGTCTTCTGCGACGGTACTGCGGTCAAGCAAGTAGGCGAGCTCACGTATTCAGTTTGTCGTGACGTTGTGGATGAGTTTATGACGGTCAGTAATGAGGAGGTGAGTGCTGCCATCGAAGTTCTTTGGAATGTTTCGAGAGTAATTCCCGAGCCATCAGGTGCGATGGGCCTCGCTGCCATCCTGAAGCGTCAGTCGGAGCTTTCTGGAAAGAAAGTAGTTTCGATCTTATGTGGTGCTAACATGGACTTCCATC
This genomic stretch from Opitutia bacterium ISCC 52 harbors:
- the ilvA gene encoding threonine ammonia-lyase, biosynthetic codes for the protein MKDQLIREILKARQRVYSLAPATPLQELDLQSDFRCFIKREDLSPINAYKWRGAYNRMCQLSSDELAKGVITASAGNHAQGVALSAKKLGTKAIIYMPLSTPKMKQNAVKRLGGDQVEVVLKGDSYDEASNEAKRISAEKGVTYIHAYDDMQVMAGQGTIADEIIMSGEGPFDIVFLQIGGGGLAGSIAAWLKQVNPDTRIIGVEGEHQASMAAAIKAGKPVELDYVDVFCDGTAVKQVGELTYSVCRDVVDEFMTVSNEEVSAAIEVLWNVSRVIPEPSGAMGLAAILKRQSELSGKKVVSILCGANMDFHQLGNISSASGIGSATKRYLRFHIGEHPGELLRLLEEGLDGFNIVDFQYGKTHEVDSWPILGVEGSSEELEQLPEQLKVASLEFEDVTSSPDISFRVIPFRSRLITHPYFIELEFPERAGALHDFLYSVRGSANICYFNYQYTGERVGRALIGFEFPDEAQRQTFTEGMSSGHWQFRAFQELPADVTKRIAE
- a CDS encoding FAD-binding oxidoreductase — encoded protein: MGSDSRVQVDYLIVGQGLAGSLLALNLLKRGKLIRVIDDGHKHAASKVAAGLINPITGRRHALTWRFLEFWNFLQSDYVRWEELLGDLFFHKIPLLRFFKNDEEQARFEKKWEAGGFEGIDVEYPGSMEDVPFCKYEEPSYRLNQTGYVDQALFIKRVRQFLDQESAVLTDTWSDTDVSREPGEVRWKNISAKAVIFTQGFLASENSYFRDLPFRHAKGQILDLHGPERPHSPVLNRGKWLLPTGPGTFKAGATYDLNNINQELTEAASTEILDAIDGMVDGDFQVRSAKAGVRPALHDFKPVMGKHPWCPEWIIFNGLGSKGSLQAPLLAKELVDYLEDGVALPAEADVDRFRKYL
- a CDS encoding methyltransferase domain-containing protein produces the protein MNSLSPVEVAHRFIRSLIRKGDLCIDATVGNGHDTIFLAEQVGEKGKVLGFDVQSSAIESTRTALVKNQLAARVQLFELGHETLGAELSEEEKGCLKLVVFNLGYLPGSDKSVVTQSQSTQQALEQSLVNLQPDGAISLVAYRGHAGGNAECAAVEAWVDQLPADSYFCLRYERWTHQRGLTPVFFWIQRRDNDIA